A portion of the Roseovarius sp. SCSIO 43702 genome contains these proteins:
- a CDS encoding DsbA family protein produces MKNYISMIVMALSLALPLQAAAQDISEDRVRELVLETIRENPEIVMEAVAILEARQAEAQAASQAEVLSRERDTLERDPNAPVLGNPEGDVTVVEFFDYNCPYCRRAKPEIEALLAADPDVRLVYREWPILGEGSVFATRAALAAREQGLYEDFHWALMGMSGRAEESSVLRIAEDIGLDIAQLRRDMEAPEIDAHIETSMRLAQALGITGTPSFVVGDALVPGVVDAEQLQTLVTDAREPEQ; encoded by the coding sequence ATGAAGAATTACATTTCAATGATCGTGATGGCGCTTTCCCTTGCGCTGCCCTTGCAGGCAGCGGCGCAGGACATCTCGGAGGACAGGGTGCGCGAGCTGGTGCTCGAGACGATCCGCGAAAACCCCGAGATCGTCATGGAGGCCGTCGCGATCCTCGAAGCCCGGCAGGCCGAGGCACAGGCGGCGTCGCAAGCAGAGGTGCTCTCCCGCGAACGCGACACGCTGGAACGCGACCCCAATGCGCCGGTTCTGGGCAATCCGGAAGGCGATGTCACGGTGGTGGAATTCTTCGACTACAATTGTCCCTATTGCCGTCGTGCCAAGCCCGAGATCGAGGCCCTGCTGGCCGCCGATCCGGATGTTCGCCTTGTCTATCGTGAATGGCCGATCCTCGGCGAAGGGTCGGTGTTTGCCACCCGTGCCGCGCTGGCCGCGCGCGAACAGGGGCTTTACGAAGACTTCCATTGGGCGCTGATGGGCATGAGCGGCCGCGCCGAGGAGTCGTCTGTCCTTCGGATCGCGGAAGACATCGGCCTCGACATCGCGCAATTGCGCCGCGACATGGAGGCGCCGGAGATCGACGCACATATCGAGACCTCGATGCGCCTGGCGCAGGCCCTCGGCATCACGGGCACGCCATCCTTCGTGGTCGGCGATGCCCTTGTGCCCGGTGTCGTGGATGCCGAGCAGTTGCAAACGCTCGTCACCGATGCGCGAGAACCGGAACAATGA
- a CDS encoding L,D-transpeptidase, with product MNAAGKTGLTRRHFIITATALFSPPISGPLLADSWPSEAQKSAWDAEVTPPFFDPEVSNPWGLDPRFLPQRVEARAGLVPGNIHVDAIARYLYHIEEGGTAMRYGVAIARGNLYEPGTYTIRRKVRWPHWTPTRAMIERDPELYAEVANGMEPGPDNPLGARALYLYVGDRDTYLRIHGSPQPRSIGGRASSGCVRMVNAHMIALYPLVETGVTAYLHPPEDYVSAKS from the coding sequence ATGAACGCGGCCGGAAAGACGGGCCTGACGCGCCGGCATTTCATCATCACCGCAACCGCCCTGTTTTCGCCGCCCATCTCGGGGCCGCTTCTGGCGGATAGCTGGCCGAGCGAGGCGCAGAAAAGCGCATGGGATGCCGAGGTCACGCCGCCCTTCTTCGATCCGGAGGTATCCAATCCCTGGGGGCTCGATCCGCGATTTCTTCCGCAACGGGTCGAGGCGCGGGCAGGCCTTGTTCCGGGGAACATTCACGTCGATGCCATCGCGCGCTACCTCTACCATATCGAGGAGGGAGGGACGGCCATGCGCTATGGCGTTGCCATCGCACGCGGCAACCTTTACGAACCCGGCACCTACACGATCCGGCGCAAGGTTCGGTGGCCGCACTGGACGCCGACGCGCGCGATGATCGAACGCGACCCGGAGCTTTACGCGGAGGTCGCAAACGGAATGGAGCCGGGTCCTGACAATCCGCTCGGGGCGCGGGCCCTGTATCTCTACGTGGGCGATCGCGACACCTATTTGCGCATCCACGGCTCGCCCCAGCCCCGCTCCATCGGGGGCCGCGCGAGTTCGGGCTGTGTACGGATGGTCAATGCCCATATGATCGCGCTCTACCCGCTGGTCGAAACCGGGGTGACGGCGTATCTGCATCCGCCCGAAGACTACGTCAGCGCAAAGAGTTGA
- a CDS encoding Crp/Fnr family transcriptional regulator produces the protein MQAIAAQHMIAIMRMAISKIFQDARDTGLAPGETLFAAGEDVANIYMVRSGRVQLQRHTTLGAHMVLQNAGPGAVVAEASAYSSRYHCDAVAPEECVVAGLPKKRFLSALADDPALAESWSALLARSVQAARLRSEIRSLPKVADRLDAWLGEGNHVPDRGRWQEVAAELGVTREALYRELARRRAAGSRS, from the coding sequence TTGCAGGCAATCGCCGCTCAGCATATGATCGCGATCATGCGAATGGCGATTTCGAAGATTTTTCAGGATGCACGCGACACCGGGCTTGCCCCCGGTGAGACGCTGTTCGCAGCGGGCGAAGATGTCGCGAACATCTATATGGTGCGCTCCGGCCGGGTGCAACTGCAGCGACACACCACGCTCGGAGCGCACATGGTTCTGCAGAATGCAGGGCCAGGCGCGGTTGTAGCCGAGGCATCGGCCTATTCGTCCCGGTATCACTGCGATGCTGTCGCTCCCGAAGAATGCGTCGTCGCAGGCTTGCCGAAGAAGCGCTTCCTGTCTGCGCTCGCCGACGATCCGGCTCTGGCGGAAAGCTGGTCCGCGCTGCTGGCGCGCAGTGTTCAGGCTGCGCGGCTCAGGTCGGAGATTCGATCATTGCCAAAGGTGGCCGACCGTCTCGACGCATGGCTTGGTGAGGGCAACCACGTGCCAGACAGGGGCCGATGGCAGGAGGTGGCCGCCGAACTGGGGGTCACGCGGGAGGCGCTCTATCGCGAACTTGCGCGGCGCCGCGCTGCCGGGTCCCGAAGTTGA